From one Triticum urartu cultivar G1812 chromosome 3, Tu2.1, whole genome shotgun sequence genomic stretch:
- the LOC125549091 gene encoding defensin SD2-like yields MAFSGTQMLAAFTLGILLMAFCVEAQVCMSRSKSYKGPCKKLRCTKACHKEHFKGGFCSSKKSIVDDELNEDDGENGFQKPPRKKFCICTSSCSQAPPPPSEPHVPEPPEVPVPGPPPRAGHIY; encoded by the exons ATGGCGTTCAGCGGCACCCAGATGCTCGCCGCCTTCACCCTGGGCATTCTCCTCATGGCCTTCT GTGTGGAGGCTCAGGTATGCATGTCCCGTAGCAAGTCGTACAAAGGCCCTTGCAAGAAACTGCGCTGCACCAAGGCTTGTCACAAAGAGCACTTCAAGGGTGGGTTTTGCTCCAGTAAAAAGTCGATCGTTGACGATGAGCTCAACGAAGACGACGGCGAGAACGGCTTTCAAAAACCGCCTAGAAAAAAGTTTTGCATTTGTACATCCTCATGCAGCCAAGCCCCACCACCACCGTCGGAACCTCATGTGCCGGAGCCGCCCGAAGTGCCAGTGCCTGGGCCACCGCCGAGGGCCGGCCATATTTATTGA